A DNA window from Aminipila luticellarii contains the following coding sequences:
- a CDS encoding adenosylhomocysteinase, which translates to MKKYEIRDIALAPSGHQKIEWVKNNMPLLRGFEEEFVKTKPFEGIKISLSVHLEAKTAYLCKVLAAGGAQMSVTGSNILSTQDDIAAALVEDGLMVYAYHGATAEEYERHIEMCLEHKPNIIIDDGGDLVGMVHGKRPDLAEEVWGGCEETTTGVIRLKAMEREGILQFPMVAVNDAQCKHLFDNRYGTGQSVWTSIMANTNLIVAGKTVVVAGYGWCSRGIAMRAAAMGANVIVTEINPVKAIEARMDGYSVMTMAKAAPLGDIFVSATGCNHTITVEHMLTMKDRAILTNAGHFDCEIDMAGLEAAAVEKMETRKNIMGYKLSNGKMVNVIAEGRLVNIAAADGHPAEIMDMSFAVQTLSALYIKENHKNLKNGVVDVSAEIDDVVSTRKLAAWGIEIDKLTPEQEKYLNSWRV; encoded by the coding sequence ATGAAGAAATATGAAATTAGGGACATTGCTCTGGCACCATCGGGGCATCAGAAAATTGAGTGGGTCAAAAATAACATGCCGTTGCTCAGAGGCTTTGAAGAGGAATTTGTAAAGACCAAGCCTTTTGAGGGCATTAAAATATCTTTGTCCGTGCATTTGGAAGCAAAAACAGCCTACCTCTGCAAGGTATTGGCTGCAGGCGGAGCACAAATGTCCGTAACAGGCAGCAATATCCTCTCCACCCAGGATGACATTGCCGCAGCCCTCGTGGAGGACGGCCTCATGGTATATGCATATCATGGTGCGACTGCGGAAGAATACGAAAGACATATTGAAATGTGTCTGGAGCACAAACCAAATATCATTATTGATGACGGCGGGGATCTGGTAGGCATGGTTCACGGAAAGAGACCGGATCTTGCAGAAGAAGTCTGGGGCGGCTGTGAAGAAACCACTACCGGCGTTATTCGGTTAAAGGCTATGGAACGGGAAGGAATACTTCAATTCCCGATGGTAGCTGTAAACGATGCCCAGTGCAAGCATTTATTTGATAACCGATACGGAACCGGTCAGTCTGTCTGGACCAGCATTATGGCAAATACCAATTTGATCGTAGCGGGAAAGACAGTTGTAGTGGCCGGTTACGGATGGTGTTCCAGAGGGATTGCCATGAGGGCTGCCGCTATGGGAGCCAATGTAATCGTTACAGAAATCAATCCGGTGAAGGCTATTGAAGCCCGCATGGATGGATACAGCGTTATGACCATGGCGAAGGCCGCTCCTTTAGGAGATATTTTTGTTTCAGCCACAGGTTGTAACCATACGATCACGGTAGAGCATATGCTGACTATGAAAGATAGAGCCATTTTGACCAATGCAGGCCATTTTGACTGCGAAATCGATATGGCGGGGCTGGAAGCTGCGGCAGTAGAAAAGATGGAGACCAGAAAGAACATCATGGGATATAAGCTCAGCAATGGAAAGATGGTCAATGTCATAGCGGAGGGCAGACTGGTGAACATTGCGGCGGCTGACGGACATCCTGCTGAAATCATGGATATGAGCTTTGCCGTACAGACTTTATCTGCACTCTATATAAAGGAAAACCATAAAAATCTGAAAAATGGCGTGGTCGACGTATCCGCTGAGATTGATGATGTGGTTTCCACCAGAAAACTGGCAGCGTGGGGAATTGAAATTGATAAGCTGACCCCCGAACAGGAAAAATATCTGAACAGTTGGAGGGTATAA
- a CDS encoding GGDEF domain-containing protein, whose translation MSPKKKTRMVVVIISVLIILGCSAAGIWKVYEANNERAHNTLMKAFDGDYTHEEQIEQLEKVLKLKWVTPENKIQVYTNLSIIYSLNQQYSKMIENAVTAIYMADKKEEYDYSAWNYINLSDTFMMLYDYDMAEELIDKALSYDLKDPKDQRWIRETAYIYLADLKSKIGRTSESNKYLKLSMNYVVKDAYDYEEMLSKRKIIRARNFWNDGEYQSAERILKDIKEPKAEDELIIANVTIPLKEMKAKLEIVNGNLEKSRQMCDEVVKMQQERGYSAECLTFLKEIAPLYEARDPAAYSKYNVQALDMYAVVMKQESQLSADYIFTIYGSKYVKIRDEADRTRLIMMVSIIFMFMLILLLLFLQSRKQSITDVLTNTYNRRHFDSVYHKYIRKNIPFAVIMIDVDCFKDVNDSFGHDFGDEVLARLCKNFNDKKERDMKLFRMGGEEFCILYKCEKLEKAVSLAERFRLNVQKMDWEEGRRVTISAGVAFSGQADDLYNLADQNLYHSKKSGRNKVSYTQ comes from the coding sequence ATGAGTCCCAAAAAAAAGACAAGAATGGTTGTAGTAATAATCTCAGTTTTGATTATCTTGGGCTGTTCCGCTGCTGGTATCTGGAAGGTTTATGAAGCAAACAATGAGCGTGCTCATAACACGCTGATGAAAGCTTTTGACGGGGACTATACCCATGAGGAGCAAATTGAACAGTTAGAGAAGGTTCTTAAGCTGAAATGGGTCACGCCAGAAAATAAAATCCAGGTTTATACGAATCTTTCTATTATTTATTCGCTGAATCAGCAATATTCAAAAATGATAGAGAATGCGGTCACCGCTATTTATATGGCGGATAAAAAAGAAGAATATGATTATTCTGCTTGGAATTACATAAATCTATCGGATACTTTCATGATGCTCTATGATTATGATATGGCAGAAGAACTCATTGACAAAGCCTTATCCTATGACCTTAAGGATCCCAAGGATCAGAGGTGGATTCGAGAGACCGCCTATATTTATCTGGCAGATTTGAAATCTAAAATAGGACGTACATCGGAGTCAAACAAATATTTGAAATTATCCATGAACTATGTGGTAAAGGACGCCTATGATTATGAGGAAATGCTGTCCAAAAGAAAGATCATCCGGGCAAGAAATTTTTGGAATGACGGGGAATATCAATCGGCTGAAAGGATACTGAAGGATATTAAAGAGCCGAAGGCAGAAGACGAACTTATTATTGCAAATGTTACCATTCCGTTAAAAGAGATGAAGGCAAAACTGGAAATCGTAAACGGAAATCTTGAGAAAAGCCGGCAAATGTGCGATGAAGTAGTCAAAATGCAACAGGAAAGGGGATATAGCGCGGAATGTCTGACCTTTTTAAAGGAGATTGCCCCCTTATATGAAGCACGGGATCCGGCGGCCTACAGTAAATATAATGTGCAGGCTTTGGACATGTATGCGGTGGTCATGAAGCAGGAAAGCCAGTTAAGCGCAGATTACATCTTTACTATTTATGGAAGTAAATATGTAAAAATTCGGGATGAAGCCGATAGAACCCGGTTGATTATGATGGTTTCTATCATTTTTATGTTCATGCTGATACTGCTTCTTTTATTCCTGCAAAGCAGGAAGCAGAGTATTACAGATGTTCTGACAAATACCTATAACCGAAGGCATTTTGACAGTGTATATCATAAATACATTCGGAAAAACATACCCTTCGCGGTCATTATGATCGATGTGGATTGCTTTAAGGATGTGAATGACAGCTTTGGACATGATTTCGGTGATGAGGTACTGGCGCGTTTGTGCAAAAATTTTAACGATAAAAAAGAAAGAGACATGAAGCTTTTTCGAATGGGCGGAGAGGAGTTCTGCATTCTGTATAAATGTGAGAAATTAGAAAAGGCGGTCAGTCTGGCTGAAAGGTTCAGATTGAATGTTCAAAAGATGGACTGGGAAGAAGGCAGAAGGGTGACAATCAGTGCCGGAGTAGCCTTTTCGGGGCAGGCAGATGATTTATATAATCTGGCAGATCAAAATTTGTACCATTCCAAAAAATCAGGAAGAAATAAGGTATCCTATACGCAGTAA
- a CDS encoding acyl-[acyl-carrier-protein] thioesterase, protein MYTYNDRIKISETDKRRNWTLPAIVDAMQNCVMFQLEDLGVGLDFFDEQNKVLVVAGWQVKIFKLPKLFDKITVGTQVYGYKAATGLRHCMIWNDAGELVIASHSIGVFVDPQTGRPIKTSPEEWQKYDVNPDTPCSSILFQDRRISLPQHFEIAEEFDVNIHHLDVNNHMNNGQYVRIAYNYLPEDFAVSEFRVEYKRQATLGDRILVKLSRQEHIFCVVLCDPENIPFAVVEFSN, encoded by the coding sequence ATGTACACATACAATGATCGCATAAAAATCAGTGAAACCGATAAGCGCCGCAACTGGACTCTTCCCGCAATCGTAGATGCCATGCAGAATTGTGTTATGTTTCAGCTGGAAGACTTAGGCGTCGGTCTCGATTTTTTCGACGAACAAAATAAAGTGTTGGTGGTCGCAGGCTGGCAGGTAAAGATTTTTAAACTGCCTAAGCTCTTTGACAAAATTACGGTAGGCACACAGGTATACGGTTACAAGGCGGCTACCGGGCTTCGCCACTGCATGATATGGAACGATGCGGGGGAATTGGTCATCGCCTCCCATTCGATAGGAGTTTTTGTAGATCCCCAGACCGGACGTCCCATTAAGACCTCTCCGGAGGAATGGCAAAAGTATGATGTCAATCCGGATACGCCGTGCAGCTCCATCCTGTTTCAGGATCGGCGGATTTCGCTTCCGCAGCATTTTGAAATAGCAGAGGAATTTGATGTCAACATTCATCATCTGGATGTCAATAACCATATGAATAACGGACAATACGTAAGGATTGCCTACAATTATCTGCCGGAGGATTTTGCGGTTTCAGAATTTAGAGTAGAATATAAAAGGCAGGCCACTTTAGGGGATCGGATCCTCGTAAAATTGTCCAGGCAGGAGCACATTTTCTGCGTCGTACTGTGCGATCCGGAAAATATTCCTTTTGCCGTAGTGGAATTCAGTAACTGA